The Macaca nemestrina isolate mMacNem1 chromosome 17, mMacNem.hap1, whole genome shotgun sequence genome contains the following window.
TGGGGGACAGCGGAGCCCCTGGAGGGCATCTGATACAGGCACAGGGTAGGAGGGAGAGTTGGCCTTTAGGAGCTATTCAAGCAGGCTGGGGATGGATGAGATGCGGTTGCTTGAGAGGAAAGGGTCTAAATGCCTCCCAGATTTCTGGCCTGCTGTTTGTTCACAGTTACTGCTTCCTCcccaatgacttcattttaatcTAGAACAGAgctgtccaacagaactttctgcaatgattgAAATGTTCTATTCTATACTTTCCAACATGGTAaccactagctacatgtggctttttatttttattttttgagacagggtcttgctctgttgcccaggctagggcgCAGTGGTAaggtcatggctcactacagcctcaacctcctgagatcaatcgatcctcctgcctcagcctccagagtagctgggactacaggtgcacaccaccatgcctggctaatttttgcattttttgtagagatggggtcttgatatattgcccaggctggtctttaactccagggctcaggcgatcctcccaccttggcctcccaaggtgctgggattacagatacgaaccacggtgcctggcctacaTGTATTAATAGTTATTGAatgcttgaaatgtggctagtgtagCTGAATAACggaattttgaattttctttcattttaattaatttaaatttaaatagccacacatAGCAGCCACTGTACCGGACACTACAGTTCTAGAATGTTACCCACTTAGCATTTTAATTCAACATGTGTTATTCTGTCTTGAGCTATAATTGGGTACGTGTCTGTTTCCTTCACTAGCCTGTTATATTCTTGAGGTCAGGGAATAGATTTAGTTTATGGTTGAATCACTTCCTCCCAAGCCCTTGCACAATGCCATGCAAATCATGGGCATTCAGTAAACTCAGCCTGTGTTAGATTGTCAGCTGAGAGGGCAGCTTGGACTTGTCTGCCAAGGCTCCTTCCAATTCAAGGAGATTATAGGCTTCTTGCCTCTCTGAACAGCTGCTCACCTGATGaggattaaagaaaaaggaaaacagtgtTTACAGAATGCTTTTGTCAAAAGGCCCTGCACTGGGTGGAGCGTCAGGACAAAACCCAGGCACACAGTCCCAGAGCTTCAGGGGTCCGCTGTCAGCACACGAGCATGAGAGCATGGAGGTGAGACAAAAATATAACAGGacccacttatttatttatttattcaccacgcccagctaatttttttttttttttttgagatggagtctcactctgtcaccaggctggagtgcagtggcatgatctcgctcactgcaagctctgactccctggttcaagcaattctcctgcctcaagctcccaagtagctgggactacaggcgcccgccacctcgcccagctaatttttgtatttttagtagagacggggtttcaccatgttggccaggatggtctggatctcctgacctcgtgattcacccgcctcggcctcccaaagtgctgggattacaggcgtgagccactgcatccagccaataGGCCCAATTTGAAACAAATACAAGGAATCATGAACTTATGTGTAACTACTGCCTCCTTAAAGGATCTACCACAGATCCATGAGGCCTGTGAAgggataaaaattatttattattatttattattattattattgctgcagggtctcactgtcacccaggctggagtgcagtggtgtgatcatggctcactgcagccttgacctcctggactcaggtgatcctcttacctcagtctcttgagcagccactgggactacaggcgcacaccaccatgcctggctaatttttgtgtttttggtagagatggggctttaccatgttgcccaggctggtcttgaactcctaggctcaagcaatcctcccaccttggcctctcaaagtgctgggatgacaggtgtgagccgcgGCACACGACCAAgggatacaatttttttttctttctttttttttttttttgagacagagtctcactctgttgctcaggctggagtgcagtggtgtgatctcagctcactgcaacctctgcctcctgagttcaagcaattctcctgcctcagcctcccgagtagctgggactataggcccgcgccaccacgcccagctaatttttgtatttttagtagagacggggttttgccatgttggccaggctggtctcgaactcctgacctcaggtgatccatccgccttggcctcccaaagtgttgggattacaggcgtgagccacggtgcctggccggGATACAAATTAACAGGGAAGTGTCCTCAGGCTTCCTGTCCTCCTCTCCGTCCTGTATGTAGCCTGGTTTCTCTTTTCCGGCCTCCCTCCTCCTGTAAAGGGGGATGTGTTCTTGTTCAGGAGAAGGTCCGGTGTAGGTGGATGGtgtggggttggggaagggacgCTGAAGAGTGGCTGGTCCTCAGGGACATGGAGGGGAGGAAAATGGTCGCCGAATTACCATGGAAATTGGCTCTTATTTGCAGGATTTGGGAAAGGCAAGTAAAGAGCTTGAGTCATGCTGGAACTGTCTTCAGCTGCCTTGACTGCGATGTGGCCTGGAGACTGGGCCACGTTGATCTGGATTCGTGTGGGTTTCACACCACTGGTCAAGATGTGCTTGGGGCACTTTCCTGGAACTGCCTAACACGTTCTTCCAGATAACATTGCTGGGACACGGCCTCCCCACTGTAGGGGGATTTTTGCTGGAAATCACTAATAGTGATCTGGAGCCAAGTTTGGTTAGATGTTGGGCAATACTGTTTTTGCCCAAAAGTGACTAAAATGATCATAATGTTATGACGCTGGCTTTGCTGTGGGATTTGGTAAAATGGTTCTTAAGATCTTTTCAAGAAGGAAAGATTTCAGTCTAGGTTTGCTCTGACTCCGAAGAGGAGGCTTTTGAGGGGATCTACCACCACCAAAGTGGCCTTCTCCCTATCAGCCTGAGCCTGGGGCTCTCTGCTGGGCTTTCCCAGCTCCACCCCCTCCCCTCTACCACGCCCAGGTGACAGCCTTGTTCCTAACCCAGCTGCATCCTGGATCCCATCTCTTCTGACCAAGGTGTGGAAAATCCCTTTGCTAGACTAGAAAGAGAGAGACCAACATAAAAACAAGTGCTGGTGCTTAGCTAGGGGCAGTTCTGCCCCCGGGGAACAGGCATATTACcgtgtttggagacatttttcatTGTCATAACTAGAGGTGGTGATGCTAATGGCATCTGGTGTGGACAGTCCAGGGTTACTGCTAAGCATCCTGCAGCACACAGGCTAGCCCATCACAGGGGATCATCTAGGCCCAAACCTCAGTGGTGCCAGGGTTGGCATCAGGGTGGcaaacacttgtaatcccagcactttgggaggccaaggcaggtggatcacctaaggtcaggagttcaagagcagcctggccaacatggcgaaaccctgtctctactaaaaatacaaaaattagccaggcttggtggcgcacgcctgtaatctcagctactagggagactgaggcaggagaataacttgaacctgggaggcagaggttgcagtgagccgagatcatgccactgcactccagcttgggtgacaacgagactccatctcaaaaaaaaaaaaaaaaaaagaaacaaaaaaacaccaatgGTGCCAGGGTTGAGAAACCACAGAGTAGAATAAGCCAAGGTAGCTTTGTAATGCCTTTTGTAGTTACTTTCCAACCTCTCTGAAAtaaacacgtgtgtgtgtgtgtgtgtgtgtgtgtatatgtatatgtgtatatatatgtaaacgtgtgtagatatatataaaacatttggggttcaggaaaaaatgtttaaagaaaggaaaatctcttttccttttaacTGGCACAAGTTTGccacttaaaaggaaaaaacagagtaATTATTAAGGCGCCAAGGAGAAACAGAGGaaatacagaaatagagaaataaacaaatttagagaATTCAATCTGACAAGTATTTGCTGAGCACCAGTGACATTCAGGAGGCTGCAGGATGCTTGGCTGGGGGACGTCCCAGCCCTGGAGGAGGTCACCCACGGTCTGCTGAGTGGACTTTCGTAGGCTAGACAAACTCTCTGCAGTAGGAGacaataggaaaaacaaaattatggcgcccacctatgatcccagcactttgggaggccaaggcaggtggattgcttgagctcaggagtgtgagaccagccagggcaacacggtgaaaccctgtctttacgaaaaaacaacaacaaaaaaatttagctgggcctggtggggtatgcctgtagtcccagctacttgggggttgaggtgggcagaCGGCCTGAGCCTggagggttgaggctgcagtgaggcagagtgagaccctgtgtcaaaaaagaaacctaaaagCGAGGATGGAGAAATTTTCCAGTTGAGGGGCCTGGGAAGGCTTCAGGAAGAATATGAGACCTTGAGTTGGGTGTTGAAGACATGGTGGGCAGGATTTTATTGTCATCTGTTGTCAGCCTGTCTGAGTTCAAATGCAGCCACCCTGCTCAAACATCAGCCTTGGCCTGGCGTGGaggatcaagcctgtaatcctggcactttgggaggccgagatgggcagatcacttgagcccaggagtttgagaccagcctgggcaacatggtgaaaatctgtctctataaaaaacaaacaaacaattagctgggtggtggtgcacacctgcagtcccttCTCcttgaggctgaggtaggatgacttgaatccaggaggtagaggctgcagtgagctgagattgcaccactgcactcagcctgggtgacagagtgagatcctgtctcaaaaacaaaacaaaacaaaacagaattttaagCTAATTAGCTTCTCCAagtctttgttttctcatttacaaatgTGGTACAGTAATGAATGAATATTGTCTCTCTAGAGGATTGTGGGGCCATCTGTGATgggataaaaattattaatgaggaAGTGTTCTCAAACCTAACCAGACTGATGGCTAGAGAGATAACTTAGATGTGCATTTTACAAATTAACATGTGCAGATACACACTCTCTTTGGCAAGTGGTGGGAGGTATCAGAGATTTTGGGTGGGAGCTGGCCTAAGCAGCCCCTTGGTCATGGGGACGGTCTCTGGGCCCTGACGCATGGGAGGGACAGCTGGTTGGTAGGACACTTGGAGGTGGGGGCTCCAGCTAAGGCACTGCAGGAATGGGCGGGGGTCATGCAGTGGGGTGAAGACTGGGTGTAGGTATGTGTGACGGGAGGAAAGAGGTTCGGGGGGGCCCACCTTGCTCTCCTCTCACCTTGGAGGCTCCATCACGAGAGCCTTGGGCTCCAGATCTTCCCCTGCAATGTTGACTTGGTGTGAAGGCTCTGCGGGGAGCCCTTCAGACCTCACTCAAGAGCCCActaaaggctgggcgtggtggctcacacctggaatcccggCACCTTGGGAGATTACGTGCACTTCTCACCCATCTTCTCACTGGGTGGCTGTGTGTTGAATGAGGTGTTCCCATAGGGCCTGAGACATTCTTGAGTTTTACATTTTGGTAACAAAGAGGGGTTAGAGTTGACCACAGTTGCTACGCCCCTCGGTGGGGAGGTTTTCGGCCCACCTGAAATGGCTGGGCATGTGACTCCTGATGCCAGATTTCTAGGCGAGGAAAGCGAGCCGCTCACAGGGTGGCAGGTGGGCGTTCGTCTAATGTGGGCCCAAGCACCGACCCTCGAGGGCTCCCTGGACTCCCCACCTCCGTGAGCACCCCTTTCTAGAAGGACTGTCCCAATACTGGATGAAGAGGGCCCTGCCCCAAGCTTTTGCCAAAAACTCTGGGAGTGAGAGACGTGGGGTTGGCTTCCTGGAAGGATGACTGCTCTCCGGGGCTGGGCTTGGCACGTCCCTAAAGTAGATGCCAAGGACACTCGCTGATGTGCCGCCTGGAGGCTGGAAAGCAGCTTGCAGCTGCCTTCCTACCCACCTGCCCACCGGTGAAGGACCTGGTCATTGAGCCAGCTTTGCTTTGAGTTAAGGGATGATGATCATTCAAAGCTTACTTGGGATTTTTCTTACTGTCCTAAAAGGGGTGGTAAACAATTGTCTGTGGGGCCAGCGGCTGATGGACTCTCCTTCCCGAGAGGCTGGGTGGGCAGAGACAGCACCTTGCTCAGCAACctctcaacaccagcctgactgGCTGAGGCTCTGGGGGcagagtgtgtgtgcacgtgtgaaGGTGTGTGTACATGTGAGCGCATGTGTGCATGAGTGGATGAGCATTCATGTGAACGTGTTGAGAGTATGCATGCgtgcatgtgagtgtgcatgtgatgTGGGTATACGTGCatgtgaatgtgtgcatgtgtgtgcacgtgttgTGTGTGGATTgcatgtatgtgaatgtgtgcatgtgtgcacgtgtgttgaGTGTGTGGATTgcatgtatgtgaatgtgtgcatgtgtgtgcacgtgtgttgaCCGTGTggattgcatgtgtgtgtgtgcacgtgtgttgtGTGGATTGCATGTATGTgaatttgtgcatgtgtgtgcacgtgtgtttaGTGTATGTGGATTgcatgtatgtgaatgtgtgcgtgtgtgggcTGCATGTATGtgaatgtgcatgtgtgagtggattgcatgtatgtgaatgtgtgcatgtggATTGTATGTGAGTGCATGTGATGGTATATGTGTGAGTGTCTCATCACACTGCAGGACAGGAGAGGACAGCAGAGACTGCGCAGGCCAAGTGTCGGCTTCCCTTGAAAGGTTGTGAAGGACTCTGGATGGCATCATGTGTATTGTGTGCATGTGAATGTGTGGGTTTCATGTGAGTGTATGCGAGTATGCATGTGTGGATTGCATGTGttgagtgcatgtgtgtgggttgcatgcatgtgtgttgtgtgtgtgcatgcatgggtGTGTGAGAGTGGTTGTCCTCCCAGAAGCTGTGTAACTGCAGCATTTCCCAGTGGCGTGAAGCTGGGGAAGCGCCTCTGATTTCCAGGCTGTTTCTCTGTGCAGCTGCTTCCTAACTTGGTGCCTTCCCTGTGTGTTTCTTTCCCACCAGGGCCCAGGAGGAAGATGGGCTCCCGTGGACAGGGACTCTTGCTGGCGTACTACTGCCTGCTCCTGGCCTTTGCCTCTGGCCCGGTCCTGAGCCGTGTGCCCCATGTCCAGGGGGAACAGCAGGAGTGGGAGGGGACTGAGGAGCTCCCCTCCCCGCCGGACCATGCTGAGAGGTGAGGGGCCACGAGAGTGTAATAGCAGGATCTCTGGCTCTGGCCAGGCTGAGCCTGGGGCTCGGGGCCCCCGGGGGAGTTGGTTCACTGTGAGATGTGAAGGCGAGAAAGCCAAAGCTGAGCCGTGGCCCTGCTGGAGGCTGGTCCTGCAGGATGGACGAGCTATTCCTCTTTTCAGTGGCTTGGGCACCTCACCTGAAACTGCAGACAGTGGTCCAGCCTCACCACAAGCCGAAAGGAGCGGGGTCTGCAAGTGGCTTTGCAGCTGCCTTCTTAAGTAAAGAGCAGACCAAGCTCCCAAATCCACCCTccagtttgtcttttcattctcactTTGTCTGCTGAGAATGTCCGCTGGGGTTCTAGGCACCACTTGGAGGCAGGGAGAGATGGAGCATGGCCTTAGTAGAGATGCTGGACCAAGAGCTGGTGTCCACGACCCACGTGTCTCATCACACTGCAGGACAGGAGAGGACAGCAGAGACCGGGCGGGCCAAGTGTCGGCTTCCCTTGAAAGGTTGTGAAGGACTCTGGATGGCATCTACCTTTGTGTCTATGACCTGCAATGACAGAGAGACTCCAGCTGACCTGGGATATTTCCTAGGGAAGCCGAGTGCTTTATCCAACTGCCATGCATCCAGCGTGAGGTCCTGGAGACCCAGCGACAGCTCAAGCCTGGCTTGGAATCTCTTCGTTATTTTGAGTGTTGGGCTGACTTGATACTTGAGGCTTCAGGCTAACTTTAGTGTACAATGGGATTGGACAGGATTTGAGGCTGAGTCACACcattctgttctttcttcctctccctcctctttctttgaTTGAGCCCCTCCTATCAGTCAGGCCATCCCCCAGGCACGGGGGACACGTGACTGGCACAGTCCTGGACTCCAGGAGCTCTGAGGCTGAGAGGGAGGCAGACCCATGATGCTGGAGGCAGGGTCAGGAGAGGGAGGAGCGGGACCCAGGAAGACTGAGAGGAGTGAACTAGGTCTTGAAGACACCTGGGGGCCTCCCAGgtgcaggaggaggagaaagccGCCTGGTAGCCGGAATGGGGTGTGCAGAGGCATGGCTGGTAGTGTTTGTCGGAGCTGGTGGGTGGCTTGGGatggtgagacccagtgctggaggctggaggctgaaGGACAGGAGGGCAGTTGAGCCTAGAGGCAGCTGGGTCTAGTTGGGGAGGGTCTCACCTGAACTAAATCCTAGAAAGAACAAGAGGGGTCATGGGAAAGCTTAAATTGGACAGTGTTCTCGGAAGAATGCCGGAGGGAGGCAGCAGAGAAGATGAGCTGGTGCGGGGAGAGGCAGATTCCAAGCGAGAGTCAAAATGGCAGGGGTGCCTCAGAGACGATGAGGGCCCTGGGCTCAGGTCTGGAGGTGCCTGGAGGCTGGGGGCCCAGGACTCTGCTGAAGGTTTCGGTGGGGGGAGTTGGGGGTGACGCTGAAGGCTGCACCCTGGGCACCCGCTGCTGATGCCAGGAACAGATCTCAGAAAGAGAAGATTCCAGAGACGAAGGGATGGGGACAGGGGTTTTTGTTTTGCACACATGACATTTGTGGGGCCTGTTGCATCTCCAGATGCAGACTTCTGGTGAGAAGTTTGAAGTCAAGGTCTGGGGCTTAGGAGAGAGGTGGGGGTGAGATGTCCATCTGGGAGTCCTGGGCTTATGGGTAGCTGAACGTAGGGCACAGAGATCCATTTCCTGGATAGTCTGGGGTGTAAAAGTGGGAGCAGCGTTAGATAAGGGGCTGGCCCATCCAGGGGGACTTTGCTGCCCCCATGGGTCTGTGCAGCTCTACAGCCTGGGCAAGGAGAGCCACAAGCCAGAGCACACAAGATACCGCGAGGGGCCGCGAGGTGGCAGCCAGGAGCCGCCGCCATGCAACCTGCCCGTGGGCCGGTCCTTCCAATGTCAGGTTGGAAACATTAGAATCTCTCCAGCGGCTGCAGCTGAGAGGAATCCTAAAGATCCAGTTGAACCTTCTCATTCACAGACGAGTCAGCTTCATATGTTATATTCTAGCATCATGGATACACGATAGGGAGTCCTGGCACTGTCTTGTGTCACCCAAGACCCTCTCCTAGACGTGTGGATTTTTCCCAAGCAGCCACCGTCTTGCGTGGCGCTCAACTGATTGCCGTGTTTCCAGGACTGTCATTGCCTTTAACAAAGCACAGGGGGTTGTTCTGTAGTGAGGATGCCAGAGTGGGCCGTGAGCCCACCAGCATGAACACAGAGCTTTGTGGGCCCaggtgagagagggagaaggcAGGTCAGGCACACCAGACCCACTGGCAGCAGAAGACAGAAGTGTTTCCAGGCCTGAGAGTTCCTGACTTTCACTGTGATGCATTATTCCCTCAGGGCTGAAGAACAACATGAAAAATACAGGCCCAGCCAGGACGAGGGGCTCCCTGTTTCCCGGTGCTTGCGCTGCTGTGACCCCGGTACCTCCATGTACCCGGCGACCGCCGTGCCCCAGATCAACATCACTATCTTGAAAGGTCAGATGGCTGCAAAGACGAGCACAGGGGTGGCCAGGGCTGCTCTGTGCTGATCTGGAGGAAGGGATGGAGTCGTTAGGGTGGGGCTGGGTGAGAGCAGAAGGACTCCCTCGGGACACggagcagaggcaggcaggctgtCATCTAGAGGGGAAGGCACAGGAGATTGATTTTGAGGCTCTGGCCCCTCCCCAAGAGGAGGGGTTGGAAAGGGGCCTGCAGGACCTAGAGCAGGAGAGCGAGCCCAGTGGCTACTTGGGGCCTCGTCTCTCCCGTTGTATGTGGACACCAGGCTTCTAGGCCCTTTGATTTGGGGCTTGGTGCCCCAGCCTGCTTTCTGAAATGCCACCCGCTCGCCCCGGTCCTGCACACGGCAGATAACCCCGCACAGCCCCGTGAAATCGAACTGGGAACACTTGCAGCCTAGATCCTGAGCCGGCCCAGACATCTGGAGTTCATTTGCTGAGCGAGCCGTGGGTCTGGCCGCAGAGCCCGTTGCTTTTGGACGAACCtgtatgttccttttttttttttttttaaccagggctttccagaaggaaaaaaaattattgcttcTCGGCAAAAATAGAACCGTCCTTGAGGTTGAGTCTGTTTGCTTGGCCAGTTTGGGAATCAAAATACCCCTGTGCCGGGCTGGGAAGCTGCCCgtggtggggggctgggggcaggagtGAAGCTTCTGCCAGGTCAGGGCTGTGAGGTCGAATCAGGACTGCGCTAGGGACCAGAGCGTGAGCAGCCAAGGCTCAGGACACCACCGGATTACTCCAATAACAGCACATGTCTTCCCGTTCCTTTTAGGTGAGAAGGGTGACCGCGGAGATCGAGGCCTCCAAGGGAAATACGGCAAAACAGGTTCAGCAGGGGCCAGGGGCCACACTGGACCCAAAGGGCAGAAGGGCTCCATGGGGGCCCCTGGGGAACGGTGCAAAAGCCACTACGCCGCCTTCTCGGTGGGCCGGAAGAAGCCCATGCACAGCAACCACTACTACCAGACGGTGATCTTCGACACGGAGTTTGTGAACCTCTACAGCCACTTCAACATGTTCACTGGCAAGTTCTACTGCTACGTGCCCGGCATCTACTTCTTTAGCCTCAACGTGCACACCTGGAACCAGAAGGAGACGTACCTGCACATCATGAAGAATGAGGAGGAGGTGGTGATCTTGTTCGCGCAGGTGGGTGACCGCAGCATCATGCAAAGCCAGAGCCTGATGCTGGAGCTGCGGGAGCAGGACCAGGTGTGGGTGCGTCTCTACAAGGGCGAGCGCGAGAACGCCATCTTCAGCGAGGAGCTGGACACCTACATCACCTTCAGTGGCTACCTGGTCAAGCACGCCACCGAGCCCTAGCTGGCCGGCCACCTCCTTTCCTCTCGCCACCTTCCACCCCTGCTCTGTGCGGACCCCAGGGCTCGGCACCAGGCTGACCCCACCGCCTCTTCCCCCATCCCTGGATTCCGCCTCCCTGGCTTTGGCCAATTCAGTGAGATGCCCTGCACGCACGGAAAGCCAAAGCGACCGGTGCTCCCAGATGCTGCAGCCTCTGGCGAGAGCTGACGGCAGATGAAATCACCAGAGCGGGGGGGGGGGGCCCGCGAGAACCCTCGGGGACCTTCCGCTGCCCTCTCGGCACACATTCTCAAGTGGAGCCCGCACAGCGAGATGCGGGTGGCGGCAGGGCATCCCAGGGTGCAGCCCCGGGGCTCCAGTCCTTGGAAATAATTAGGCAAATTCTAAAGGTCTCAAAAGGAGCAAAGTAAACCGTGGAGGACAAAGAAAAGcattgttatttttgtctttccagCCAGCCTGCTGGCTCCCAAGAGAGGGACTTTTTCAGTTGAGACTCCACTTAAGAGAAGATGCAAAGTTAAAGCCCTGGGgtcaggggaggggctgggggcaggaaaCTACCTCTGGCTTCATTCTTTTAAGCCACGTGGGAATTTTCTTGAGGGACAGGTGGACCCTGATATCCCTGTGGCCTTGCCCAAGGGCTCAGCTGGTCTGAGTCACAGCTGCAGGGTGCTCGGGGCTGGGACCGCAAGTGTCAGCCTCCCAGAGGGACAGCTGAGCCCCCTGCCTTGGCTCCAGGCTGGTAGAAGCAACCAAAGGGCTCCTGACAGCGGCCAGGGACCCCTGAATCCCCCAGGCCTGCAGATGTTTCTATGAGGGGCAGAGCTCCTGGTACATCCATGTGTGACTCTGCTCCACCCCCGTGCCACCCCAGAGCCCTGGCGGGGGTCTCCATGACTGCCACCCTGGCATCTACTTTCTGTGCCGCCTGCCACATAAATCAGCCCCAGAAGGCCCTGGGGCCTtggcttctgttttttttaaaacacctCATGCAGCACTGCAGTCTCCCGTCTCCTCGTGGGCTAAGCATCCCCATTTCCACATGTGTTGTGTTGGTTGGCAGTGAGGCTGATCCAGACCCTTTCCGCCCCCACCACCCTCATCCAGATCTCTGACCAGTAGCCTGAGAGGGGCTTTTTCTAGGCTTCAGAGCAGGGGAGAGCTGGAAGGGGCTGGAAAGCTCACGCTTGCCTGTTTCTTCAGACTCTGTGAGCCTCAGTCCTGAGACCAGAGTCAAGAGGAAGTGCACGGCCCAACCACCTGGGTCAGGATTCTCTCTCAGGAGCTGGGTGGCAGGGGAGGCAATAGCCCCTGCACCAATTTCAGGACCACCTGCAGCAGGGCTGCGGTGTCTCTGCGGTGCTCTGGCCCTACCCATGGCCGCCACGTTCTCTGATCTCCAGGAACCCCACAACCCCTCTCCACCTCACCCCACGTTGATGCCCAGGGTCGTTCTTGCTACTTGCTGGGCCCCCAAAGCTCCACTGCCGCTCTTCCTTCCCCCATCCCGCACCTGGTTTTGACTAATCCTgcttccctctctgggcctgccTGCCGGGATCTGGGGTCCCTAAGTGTCTCTCTTTAAAGAACTTCCGCGGGTCAGACTCTGAAAGCCGAGTTCCTGTGGGCGTGCCCGGAAGCAGAGCGCCACACTTGCTGCTTAAGCTCCCCCAGCTCTTTCCAGAAAACATTAAACTCAGAAT
Protein-coding sequences here:
- the LOC105469254 gene encoding complement C1q tumor necrosis factor-related protein 1 isoform X1, producing MLEAGQPFSLYSQEGLAYPVRASVEWLLGASPAQRPLLLFSSPFVLSSTRVLALPSLEQGSGHQACTIFFLFLLILFICPVVGAADGRTLQAGKGPRRKMGSRGQGLLLAYYCLLLAFASGPVLSRVPHVQGEQQEWEGTEELPSPPDHAERAEEQHEKYRPSQDEGLPVSRCLRCCDPGTSMYPATAVPQINITILKGEKGDRGDRGLQGKYGKTGSAGARGHTGPKGQKGSMGAPGERCKSHYAAFSVGRKKPMHSNHYYQTVIFDTEFVNLYSHFNMFTGKFYCYVPGIYFFSLNVHTWNQKETYLHIMKNEEEVVILFAQVGDRSIMQSQSLMLELREQDQVWVRLYKGERENAIFSEELDTYITFSGYLVKHATEP
- the LOC105469254 gene encoding complement C1q tumor necrosis factor-related protein 1 isoform X2, giving the protein MIFISFIIIIFIIIIMMLATGPRRKMGSRGQGLLLAYYCLLLAFASGPVLSRVPHVQGEQQEWEGTEELPSPPDHAERAEEQHEKYRPSQDEGLPVSRCLRCCDPGTSMYPATAVPQINITILKGEKGDRGDRGLQGKYGKTGSAGARGHTGPKGQKGSMGAPGERCKSHYAAFSVGRKKPMHSNHYYQTVIFDTEFVNLYSHFNMFTGKFYCYVPGIYFFSLNVHTWNQKETYLHIMKNEEEVVILFAQVGDRSIMQSQSLMLELREQDQVWVRLYKGERENAIFSEELDTYITFSGYLVKHATEP
- the LOC105469254 gene encoding complement C1q tumor necrosis factor-related protein 1 isoform X3, which codes for MGSRGQGLLLAYYCLLLAFASGPVLSRVPHVQGEQQEWEGTEELPSPPDHAERAEEQHEKYRPSQDEGLPVSRCLRCCDPGTSMYPATAVPQINITILKGEKGDRGDRGLQGKYGKTGSAGARGHTGPKGQKGSMGAPGERCKSHYAAFSVGRKKPMHSNHYYQTVIFDTEFVNLYSHFNMFTGKFYCYVPGIYFFSLNVHTWNQKETYLHIMKNEEEVVILFAQVGDRSIMQSQSLMLELREQDQVWVRLYKGERENAIFSEELDTYITFSGYLVKHATEP